The following are encoded together in the Triticum dicoccoides isolate Atlit2015 ecotype Zavitan chromosome 6B, WEW_v2.0, whole genome shotgun sequence genome:
- the LOC119322654 gene encoding quinone oxidoreductase-like protein 2 homolog isoform X1 has protein sequence MEALVVRKLGDPTLPPGGEDSPFAAVSGDRPIPELSSPTSVRVRVAATSLNFATFLQVQGKYQERPPLPYVPGSDYAGVVDAVGPGVRRFRPGDRVCSLASVGSFAEFVVADEKALYAVPDGCDLVAAGALPVAFGTSHLALAHRAQLKAGQVLLVLGAAGGVGVSAVQIGKVCGAIVIAVARGVEKLQYLKSIGADHVIDSSKENVIESAKSFLKTSGLKGVDVLYDPVGGKLTQDSLKLLNWGAHILLIGFASGDVPVIRANIALIKNWTIHGLYWGSYLTHRPAVLIDSLNELLSWLSKGLITVKLSQTYRLAEAHLAFADLRDRKAVGKVMIVMGSSAKSRL, from the exons ATGGAGGCGCTCGTGGTGCGGAAGCTTGGCGATCCCACGCTGCCGCCCGGCGGCGAGGACTCGCCGTTTGCGGCGGTCTCCGGTGACCGGCCGATTCCGGAACTCTCCTCCCCGACCTCCGTGCGGGTGCGCGTGGCGGCAACCAGCCTCAATTTCGCGACGTTCCTGCAAGTGCAGGGCAAGTACCAGGAGCGCCCCCCGCTGCCCTACGTCCCGGGGTCCGACTACGCCGGCGTCGTCGACGCCGTCGGCCCCGGCGTGCGCAGATTCCGCCCCGGCGACCGCGTCTGCTCCCTCGCTAGCGTCGGGTCCTTCGCCGAGTTTGTCGTCGCCGACGAGAAGGCACT GTACGCAGTCCCTGATGGATGTGACCTCGTCGCTGCTGGAGCATTACCTGTTGCATTTGGTACATCACATTTGGCCCTTGCCCACAGAGCTCAACTAAAGGCTGGTCAG GTGCTACTTGTACTTGGTGCTGCCGGCGGTGTTGGGGTATCAGCTGTACAGATAGGAAAAGTTTGCGGTGCTATTGTCATTGCAGTTGCCAG GGGAGTTGAGAAATTGCAGTATCTCAAGTCAATAGGAGCCGATCATGTGATTGACTCAAGCAAGGAGAATGTTATTGAGAGTGCCAAGTCCTTTTTAAAGACTAGTGGTCTCAAAGGTGTCGATGTTTTATATGACCCTGTTGGTGGCAAGCTTACTCAAGATAGCTTGAAACTTCTCAATTGGGGTGCACATATTCTGCTCATTGGATTTGCTAGTGGGGATGTTCCAGTTATTCGAGCTAATATTGCACTTATTAAG AACTGGACAATTCATGGTCTGTACTGGGGAAGCTACTTAACTCACCGGCCAGCAGTACTCATTGACTCACTTAACGAACTCCTGTCATGGCTTTCAAAGGGTTTGATAACAGTTAAACTTTCACAGACCTACAGGCTCGCTGAG GCCCATCTCGCTTTTGCTGACTTGAGAGATAGGAAAGCGGTCGGTAAAGTGATGATCGTTATGGGTTCCTCAGCAAAATCAAGACTTTGA
- the LOC119322654 gene encoding quinone oxidoreductase-like protein 2 homolog isoform X2, whose amino-acid sequence MEALVVRKLGDPTLPPGGEDSPFAAVSGDRPIPELSSPTSVRVRVAATSLNFATFLQVQGKYQERPPLPYVPGSDYAGVVDAVGPGVRRFRPGDRVCSLASVGSFAEFVVADEKALYAVPDGCDLVAAGALPVAFGTSHLALAHRAQLKAGQVLLVLGAAGGVGVSAVQIGKVCGAIVIAVARGVEKLQYLKSIGADHVIDSSKENVIESAKSFLKTSGLKGVDVLYDPVGGKLTQDSLKLLNWGAHILLIGFASGDVPVIRANIALIKNQKGLLHIPRIGIRHDKL is encoded by the exons ATGGAGGCGCTCGTGGTGCGGAAGCTTGGCGATCCCACGCTGCCGCCCGGCGGCGAGGACTCGCCGTTTGCGGCGGTCTCCGGTGACCGGCCGATTCCGGAACTCTCCTCCCCGACCTCCGTGCGGGTGCGCGTGGCGGCAACCAGCCTCAATTTCGCGACGTTCCTGCAAGTGCAGGGCAAGTACCAGGAGCGCCCCCCGCTGCCCTACGTCCCGGGGTCCGACTACGCCGGCGTCGTCGACGCCGTCGGCCCCGGCGTGCGCAGATTCCGCCCCGGCGACCGCGTCTGCTCCCTCGCTAGCGTCGGGTCCTTCGCCGAGTTTGTCGTCGCCGACGAGAAGGCACT GTACGCAGTCCCTGATGGATGTGACCTCGTCGCTGCTGGAGCATTACCTGTTGCATTTGGTACATCACATTTGGCCCTTGCCCACAGAGCTCAACTAAAGGCTGGTCAG GTGCTACTTGTACTTGGTGCTGCCGGCGGTGTTGGGGTATCAGCTGTACAGATAGGAAAAGTTTGCGGTGCTATTGTCATTGCAGTTGCCAG GGGAGTTGAGAAATTGCAGTATCTCAAGTCAATAGGAGCCGATCATGTGATTGACTCAAGCAAGGAGAATGTTATTGAGAGTGCCAAGTCCTTTTTAAAGACTAGTGGTCTCAAAGGTGTCGATGTTTTATATGACCCTGTTGGTGGCAAGCTTACTCAAGATAGCTTGAAACTTCTCAATTGGGGTGCACATATTCTGCTCATTGGATTTGCTAGTGGGGATGTTCCAGTTATTCGAGCTAATATTGCACTTATTAAG AATCAGAAGGGCCTACTACATATACCTAGAATAGGCATTCGCCATGACAAACTTTAG